ACATCTGCACGGTGCCGACGTTCGATCCCGCCGAGGTGGTGTTGCTGCCCGGCGGCGAGGGCGGCGCTGGCGGAGCAGGCGGTGATGGTGACGGCGGCGCCGGCGGAGCAGGCGACGGTGGCGCTGGCGGAGCCGGTGGTGCCGGCGACGGTGGCACCGGCGGTGCCGGTGGTGCCGGCGACGGTGGCGCTGGCGGAGCAGGCGGAGCCGGTGGTGCCGGCGACGGTGGCACCGGCGGTGCCGGTGGTGCCGGCGACGGCGGCGCTGGCGACGGCGGCGCACCGCCGTTGGCGCTGGGATCGCACAAGCTCGAGTGGCGCAACCTGCGCGTGTACGTGACGCCCGCCAACCTCGCGAATCAATTCGAGGCAGAAGTCACGTACTCCGAAGAGAGCTGCTCGGCGACGTACAAGGTCGTTGGGCTCTGGCCGACGGTCGACTGTCAGATCTACACCCCGAACCCCGACCCCGAGGGCGATCCCATCCCCACGGGCAAGTTCGACAACGACAAGTGCACGAATCCTAAGTCTGGCATCTCCCCGGATCTCAAGGTGAAGTGCGACACCAGCGTGGGCCTGTGCGTGCTCGACGCGGACAGCATTCCCGCCTTCAAATAGGCAGCCCGGCGGGCGGGGCGCCATCGCCCCGCCCGCGCTCCTCCGGCCCCTCTCCCCTCACCTTCCCTGGAACACCGTCGCCCCGGCGCACCCCCGGCTGTGCGCAGACAGCGGGCCAGGATCGCCGGCTCACGGCGCGGGTTTGACGGCCAGCCTCGCCAGCGCCGCGCAGCCGGCCCCGCTCGCGATCTCGAGCTTCGTCGTGAGCGCGCACAGGCGCGACGCCCGCCCGAGCGCCGCCGGATCGCCCGATACGATGGCCCGCTTGGACTCGTATCCGGTCCGGACCGCGAGCATCGTCTGCGCGCGGGGGGGCAGCTCCGCGCGCCGCGCCACGAGCAGATCGCCGAGCTTCGGCCCGGGATCGGCGGCCGGCGCCCACGTCCAGACCGACGCGACCAGCGCGTCCGCGAAGGCCGCGCGCAGCTCGTCGCCGCCGCGCGCGCCGTCGCACGGCAGCGCGGGCCCCGCCGGCCCGACGTCGGTGGCGAGGAGCCTCCGCCCCGCGATCCGCCGGAGCAGATCGTTCTCCACGCCGGCGATCTTGCCGTCGTCGTCCGAGAACGCCCCCGCCTTGAACCGCACGGCGAGCGCGGCGCACTTCTCGTCGCGCTCCGCGCGCAGCCGCTGCTCCTCGCGGGCCCTCTCCTCGGCGCGCAGCCGCTCCTCGCGCTCGCGCGCCTCGCGGGCCTCCACCGCGGCGCACTGCTCGAGCCGCGCGGCGACGCGCCGCTGCTGCTCGCTCGCCGCGCGGCCGAGATCGTCCTCCGCGATGTCGCGGACCGCGCACACCTCCGGGCGCTCCAGGACCGCATCGACGCGCGCGCGGGCGGCGCGGAGCCGCAGGATCACCGACAGCGCCGCGACGATCACGAGGGCCGACACGACGATCGACGCGATCCTCCGGTTCCGCCGCCGGCGATACGCCTTGGCGAGCGCGCCGCCGCCGCTCTCGTCGAGCAGCTTGCGGCAGCGGCCGATCATCGCCTGCCATTGCGCGATGTCCTCGGCGAGCACCTGGAGCGGCTCCGCGAACGGGCGATCGCGCCGGACCTTGTTCGCCAGCCGCTCGAGCCACATGCCGGCGTCGGGGGCCCGACCGTGGTCGGTCACCTCCGCGACGCCCTCGAGCAGCCCGCCGATGCGCCCGGCGTAGACGTCCCACGCGACGATGGCCTCGGACTGGCTGTCGCCGAGCCGCTCGATGGCCTCGCGCACGTCGGCCATCGGGAGGAGGCGCTCGACGTCCTCCCGGCGCACGCCCGCGAGCTTCGCGGCCTGATCGACGCCGCGCTGGAAGCCGCCGAGGAGCCCCTCCGGCGCCAGCTCGCGGAGCCCCTCCGGCACCCGGCTCGCCTGCATGCACGCGCCGGCGTGGTGCAGCGGCCCCATGGCGCAGGTCAGGAAGGTGCCGCCGAGCTTCACTTCCATCGAACCGTGGCTCTCCTCTCCACGAGATACCCTGGACAGCGCGGCGCGGAAAGGCTCGCCGCGCTGTCCACCGTGCATCACCGGCCGCTGCGCGAGACCTCGAGGTCCCAGAGCGCGTAGAGCACGTCGACGTCGTACTCGGTGTGTCGCCAGCCGGGGTGGAGCCGGTAGCTGCGCGGGAGCAGGCCAGAGCCCAGGATGGCGTCCGTCTGCTCGGCGAAGGTGTAAAGATACATCTTCACGCCGGTCAGCTCGGCGTCGGAGAGCGGGCGCGCGTGGCGCTCGTGGAGCCGGACGTTCGGCCTCCGCTCGACGATGCTCACCAGCAGGCGGCCGCCGGGGCGCATCGCGCCGGCGAGGTTCTTGAGCACGAGCGAGAGATCGTCGCAGAACTCGAGCGTGCCGAGCGCGAGGGCGACGTCGAACCGCCCCCAGGAGCGGGGGATCGGGAGGTGGTAGTCGTGCCGGTGATAGGCGCCGTGGGGCCGCTTCTTGCGCGCGATCTCGAGCATCCCCTCGGCGATGTCGAAGCCCACGACCTCGACGGACTGCGGGAGATCGCGCGTGAGGTGGCCCGGACCGCAGCCCGCGTCGAGCACGCGGGCGCCGTCTGTGACCACCTCGCGCAGGAACGCGCGCACGGGCTTCTCGTAGTGCTGGATGTCTTTCCAGGTGGAGACGTAGTCGGGCGCGAAGTCCTCGTAGTAGTCGACGAGCCGCTCGATCCGGGTCGCTCGCTTCATGACGCCTTTCAGGTGATGTCGTCGACCGCCTGGACGGTCTCCTGGATGTCGTGCTCGTGCGTGTAGCCGAGGATGTCGCGCGCCCGCCGGTCGTCGACCATGCACACGTAGCGGATGTGATCGAGCTCGGGGGCCGGGAACGACGTCGCCCTGAACCGCCAGAGCCGCGGGATGATCGTCTGCATGACGAAGTGGGGAATCGCCGCGCGGGCCCGGCCGGTCATCTCG
The DNA window shown above is from Sorangium aterium and carries:
- a CDS encoding class I SAM-dependent methyltransferase, which translates into the protein MKRATRIERLVDYYEDFAPDYVSTWKDIQHYEKPVRAFLREVVTDGARVLDAGCGPGHLTRDLPQSVEVVGFDIAEGMLEIARKKRPHGAYHRHDYHLPIPRSWGRFDVALALGTLEFCDDLSLVLKNLAGAMRPGGRLLVSIVERRPNVRLHERHARPLSDAELTGVKMYLYTFAEQTDAILGSGLLPRSYRLHPGWRHTEYDVDVLYALWDLEVSRSGR